In Hoeflea ulvae, one genomic interval encodes:
- a CDS encoding MATE family efflux transporter: MTGARPQAAARGEPAKFVTGSTMRHVVTMTATGSVGLVAIFIVDALNLFYISLLGQQELAAAIGYAGTLLFFSSSIAIGLSIAATALTARALGRGDRAEAREIAGASIAYMLILMIATVALAYPFLGRLVRMMGAQGETAALATEFMQIVLPSLPVLGVGMCMGALLRAVGDAKRSMYVTLGAGALTAVLDPVFIFGFDLGIHGAAIATVISRFALVGIGLYALVRVHNLLAMPSRSVIAREFTPFLGIGLPALMTQIATPVGNTFVTTTMAQHGDAAVAGWAVVGRLIPVAFGALFALSGAVGPILGQNYGAKRYDRLVSTMRDSLIFIMIYSLVAWALLALFRNQIADLFGTVGDAREVILFFCLFVAGSFLFNGMLFVANAAFNNLGFALYSTMFNWSRSTLGVIPFVWLGSSWYGATGALAGYGLGAVVFGIAAVIVSFRVVAKIGDTDGGGPDPVPVPVPAAAQSAFTSGKASTL; this comes from the coding sequence ATGACCGGAGCCAGGCCACAGGCCGCAGCAAGGGGTGAACCGGCGAAATTCGTCACCGGTTCCACCATGCGCCATGTGGTGACCATGACCGCGACCGGGTCGGTGGGGCTGGTGGCGATCTTTATCGTCGACGCGCTCAACCTGTTCTATATATCGCTGCTCGGCCAGCAGGAACTCGCCGCGGCCATCGGCTATGCCGGAACGCTTCTGTTCTTCAGCAGCTCGATCGCCATCGGCCTCTCGATTGCCGCAACCGCCCTGACCGCGCGCGCGCTCGGCCGTGGAGACCGGGCCGAGGCCCGGGAGATTGCCGGAGCGTCGATCGCCTATATGCTGATCCTGATGATCGCGACTGTCGCACTGGCCTATCCGTTTCTGGGCCGGCTGGTGCGGATGATGGGCGCCCAAGGCGAGACGGCGGCGCTGGCGACGGAATTCATGCAGATTGTCCTGCCCTCGCTGCCGGTGCTGGGTGTCGGCATGTGCATGGGCGCGCTTTTGCGCGCCGTCGGCGACGCCAAGCGATCGATGTATGTGACGCTGGGAGCCGGCGCGCTGACCGCAGTGCTGGATCCGGTGTTCATCTTCGGCTTCGACCTCGGCATCCACGGCGCGGCGATCGCCACGGTGATCTCGCGATTTGCGCTGGTCGGCATCGGTCTATACGCGCTTGTCCGGGTGCACAATCTGCTCGCCATGCCGTCGAGATCGGTTATTGCGCGCGAGTTCACGCCATTCCTCGGCATCGGCCTGCCGGCATTGATGACCCAGATCGCCACCCCTGTCGGCAATACCTTCGTGACCACGACCATGGCGCAACACGGCGATGCGGCCGTGGCCGGCTGGGCCGTGGTCGGGCGGCTCATTCCGGTGGCATTCGGCGCGCTGTTCGCCCTGTCGGGTGCGGTCGGACCGATCCTGGGACAGAATTACGGCGCCAAGCGCTATGACCGGCTGGTCTCGACCATGCGCGACAGCCTGATTTTCATCATGATCTACAGCCTGGTGGCCTGGGCTCTGCTGGCGCTGTTTCGCAACCAGATTGCCGATCTTTTCGGAACGGTCGGAGACGCGCGTGAGGTGATCCTGTTCTTCTGTCTCTTTGTCGCCGGCAGTTTCCTGTTCAACGGCATGCTGTTTGTCGCCAATGCCGCGTTCAACAATCTCGGCTTCGCGCTTTATTCGACGATGTTCAACTGGAGCCGGTCGACGCTGGGCGTGATCCCGTTCGTCTGGCTCGGCTCAAGCTGGTACGGCGCCACCGGCGCGCTGGCCGGCTATGGCCTGGGCGCGGTGGTGTTCGGTATTGCCGCCGTGATTGTCAGTTTCAGAGTGGTGGCCAAAATCGGCGACACCGATGGCGGCGGGCCTGACCCGGTCCCGGTCCCG
- a CDS encoding VOC family protein: MTPFHLAFPIRDIEETRHFYGNLLGCPMGRFTESWIDFDLFGHQMSGHVRPDAGQAAETGAVDGHSVPIPHFGAVLQMDDWKALAEKLVSTDEKIDWIMKPTVRFEGQPGEQATLFIRDPSGNALEFKGFADLGQVFAS; this comes from the coding sequence ATGACGCCGTTTCACCTAGCCTTCCCGATCCGCGACATTGAAGAGACCCGCCATTTCTATGGCAACCTGCTCGGCTGTCCGATGGGGCGTTTCACCGAGAGCTGGATCGATTTCGACCTCTTCGGCCACCAGATGTCGGGCCATGTCCGTCCCGATGCCGGCCAGGCAGCCGAGACCGGCGCGGTTGACGGGCATTCGGTGCCGATCCCGCATTTCGGCGCCGTTCTGCAGATGGACGACTGGAAGGCGCTTGCCGAGAAACTCGTGTCCACCGATGAGAAGATCGACTGGATCATGAAGCCGACCGTGCGTTTTGAAGGACAGCCCGGCGAACAGGCAACCCTGTTCATCCGCGATCCGTCCGGGAACGCGCTGGAATTCAAGGGATTTGCGGATCTGGGCCAAGTCTTCGCCTCATGA
- a CDS encoding monovalent cation:proton antiporter-2 (CPA2) family protein produces MVAGEANLYTEGLILLCGATVAAPLFKKIGLGTVLGYLAAGIVIGPLLRIITDGEGILHFAELGVVLLLFIIGLELKPSRLWQMRRDIFGLGLMQVVVSAALLFAAAIAIGGQPWAAASVIGFGLALSSTAFGIQILEERGDLNTRYGQQSFSILLFQDLAIVPILALIPLVAPTTADHSGSLLVDIAVTIGAIAALLVAGRYLLNPLFQLIAGTGAKEAMIAAALFVVLGSGTLMQVAGLSMALGAFIAGVMLAESSYRHELEADIEPFRGILLGLFFMAVGLSLDLSVIADNILVIVIAVPVLMVIKALVIYGVCRMFGSTHNTSIQIAGLLPQGGEFGFVIFTAAAAAGVFAQATASLLIAIVTISMALTPLAALLANRLMQTVDDEQMDEDFAGAGSDVLMVGFSRFGQIASQILLAGGSDVTIIDHSAERIRSASKFGFKIYFGDGTRKDVLIAAGIKRAKIVAVCTHKQEITDKVVDLIQAEFPTARIFARAYDRTHTLSLRARGVDYEARETFESGMLFGRKTLESLGATEDQALEISHDVRRLDEERLALQAVEGLLAGQDKLHTRPVTPEPLMKPKRESERLDKPLPPGLSTSDPA; encoded by the coding sequence ATGGTCGCAGGCGAAGCCAACCTTTACACCGAAGGCCTGATCCTGCTGTGCGGTGCCACCGTCGCCGCTCCCCTGTTCAAGAAGATAGGGCTTGGCACCGTCCTGGGCTACCTTGCTGCCGGAATCGTGATCGGTCCGCTGCTGCGTATCATCACCGATGGCGAGGGAATCCTGCATTTTGCCGAGCTCGGCGTCGTGCTCTTGTTGTTCATCATCGGACTGGAGCTCAAGCCGTCACGGCTGTGGCAGATGCGCCGCGACATTTTCGGACTGGGGCTGATGCAGGTCGTGGTCTCGGCCGCCCTGTTGTTTGCAGCCGCCATTGCCATTGGCGGGCAACCCTGGGCGGCGGCAAGCGTGATCGGCTTCGGCCTGGCGCTGTCGTCCACCGCTTTCGGCATCCAGATCCTGGAAGAGCGCGGCGACCTCAACACCCGATACGGGCAGCAATCCTTTTCGATCCTGCTGTTCCAGGATCTGGCCATCGTGCCGATCCTGGCGCTGATCCCGCTGGTTGCGCCGACGACCGCGGATCACTCCGGTTCCCTGCTGGTTGACATCGCCGTCACCATCGGCGCCATTGCCGCCCTGCTGGTGGCCGGTCGTTATCTGCTCAATCCGCTGTTTCAATTGATTGCCGGAACCGGCGCCAAGGAGGCGATGATTGCCGCGGCGCTGTTTGTGGTTCTGGGCTCGGGAACGCTGATGCAGGTCGCCGGCCTGTCGATGGCGCTGGGCGCCTTCATCGCCGGCGTGATGCTGGCCGAATCCTCCTACAGGCATGAACTCGAGGCCGATATCGAGCCGTTTCGCGGCATCCTGCTCGGATTGTTCTTCATGGCGGTGGGGCTGTCGCTCGATCTTTCGGTGATCGCCGACAATATCCTGGTGATTGTGATTGCCGTCCCGGTTCTGATGGTCATCAAGGCGCTGGTCATCTACGGCGTCTGCCGCATGTTCGGATCCACCCACAATACCAGCATCCAGATCGCCGGATTGTTGCCGCAGGGCGGTGAATTCGGATTTGTCATCTTCACTGCGGCCGCCGCGGCCGGCGTTTTTGCCCAGGCCACTGCCTCGCTGCTGATTGCGATCGTCACCATTTCCATGGCCTTGACGCCGCTGGCGGCGCTGCTGGCAAACCGGCTGATGCAGACGGTGGATGACGAGCAGATGGATGAGGATTTTGCCGGCGCAGGCTCGGACGTCCTGATGGTAGGGTTTTCGCGCTTCGGCCAGATCGCCTCGCAGATCCTGCTCGCCGGCGGTTCCGACGTGACCATCATCGACCATTCGGCGGAGCGGATCCGCTCGGCTTCCAAATTCGGCTTCAAGATCTATTTCGGCGATGGCACCCGCAAGGACGTGCTGATTGCTGCCGGGATCAAGCGGGCGAAGATCGTGGCTGTCTGCACGCACAAGCAAGAAATCACGGACAAGGTTGTCGACCTTATCCAGGCCGAATTTCCCACCGCCCGCATTTTTGCCCGCGCCTATGACCGGACCCACACATTGTCACTGCGCGCCCGGGGCGTGGACTACGAGGCGCGGGAGACCTTTGAATCCGGCATGCTGTTCGGACGCAAGACACTGGAATCGCTTGGCGCGACAGAAGATCAGGCGCTGGAAATCAGCCATGATGTGCGTCGTCTCGACGAGGAACGGCTTGCATTGCAGGCGGTCGAGGGACTGCTGGCCGGGCAAGACAAGCTGCACACCCGTCCGGTCACGCCGGAACCGCTGATGAAGCCGAAGCGCGAATCCGAACGGCTGGACAAGCCGCTTCCACCCGGATTGAGCACGTCAGACCCTGCTTAG
- a CDS encoding TldD/PmbA family protein — MSESKQSEGLLATAERLIERARAAGADQADAVVVRRRSRSASVRNGQVENTESSESDDFSLRVFVGQKVATVQAGHGADEEALATRAVAMARVSPEDPYACLADAERLARTWPDLELFDSTEPPAEALVEAATAAEAAALDVSGVASSIGAGAGAGLFGMVLATSHGFSGAFERSGFSTSVSVIAGEGVKMERDYDFDSRVFLADLDDAATIGRRAGERTVAKVNPRKVKTASNVTVVFDPRVARGLIGHLVSAINGASVARKTSFLRDMMGKQVAIDGLTLVDDPFVRRGSGSRPFDGEGISEGPLTMVENGVLQQWYLSTSVARELGLTTNGRAGRGGPSSSNVLVTPGPQSAKELIASVGNGFYVTELIGQGVNAITGEYSRGASGFWIENGELTFPVSEVTIASNLKDMFKRMVLANDIDPKYSVAAPTIAVEGMTLAGD, encoded by the coding sequence ATGAGCGAATCCAAACAATCTGAAGGCTTGCTGGCGACAGCCGAGCGACTTATCGAGCGCGCCCGCGCCGCCGGTGCCGATCAGGCAGATGCGGTGGTGGTTCGCCGCCGGTCGCGATCTGCGTCCGTGCGCAATGGGCAGGTGGAAAACACCGAGTCGTCCGAATCGGATGATTTCAGTCTTCGCGTGTTTGTCGGGCAGAAGGTGGCAACCGTCCAGGCCGGTCACGGCGCCGATGAGGAAGCTCTTGCCACCCGTGCCGTCGCCATGGCCCGGGTGTCGCCTGAAGATCCCTATGCCTGTCTTGCCGATGCCGAAAGGCTGGCCCGGACCTGGCCTGATCTGGAACTGTTCGATTCCACCGAACCTCCGGCCGAAGCCCTGGTGGAGGCCGCAACCGCGGCCGAAGCTGCGGCACTGGATGTGTCCGGCGTGGCGAGCTCAATCGGCGCCGGGGCAGGCGCCGGGCTTTTCGGCATGGTCCTCGCCACCTCGCACGGTTTCTCGGGCGCCTTTGAGCGATCCGGGTTTTCGACATCGGTGAGTGTGATCGCCGGCGAAGGCGTCAAGATGGAGCGCGATTACGATTTCGACAGCCGCGTCTTCCTCGCCGATCTTGATGATGCCGCAACCATCGGCCGCCGCGCCGGTGAACGGACGGTAGCCAAGGTCAATCCGCGCAAGGTCAAGACCGCGTCCAATGTCACCGTGGTTTTCGATCCGCGGGTGGCGCGCGGCCTGATCGGTCATCTGGTGTCGGCCATCAACGGCGCGTCGGTTGCCCGCAAGACCAGTTTTCTGCGCGACATGATGGGCAAGCAGGTGGCAATCGACGGGCTCACCCTGGTCGATGATCCCTTTGTCCGCCGCGGATCGGGTTCCCGTCCCTTCGATGGCGAGGGCATCTCCGAGGGTCCCCTGACCATGGTCGAGAACGGCGTGCTGCAGCAATGGTATCTCAGCACGTCGGTTGCGCGCGAACTGGGACTGACCACCAATGGCCGCGCCGGTCGCGGCGGACCGTCTTCGAGCAATGTCCTCGTCACCCCGGGCCCGCAATCCGCGAAAGAGCTGATTGCCTCCGTCGGCAACGGCTTCTACGTCACCGAACTGATCGGACAGGGCGTCAATGCGATTACCGGAGAATACAGCCGCGGCGCGTCCGGCTTCTGGATCGAGAACGGCGAGCTGACCTTCCCGGTGTCCGAAGTCACCATCGCGTCCAATCTCAAGGACATGTTCAAGCGCATGGTCCTGGCCAATGACATCGATCCCAAATATTCGGTGGCGGCTCCGACCATTGCCGTGGAGGGCATGACGCTTGCCGGCGACTAG
- a CDS encoding 3'(2'),5'-bisphosphate nucleotidase CysQ, producing the protein MPATSDYADDLALMLEASRLAADIAMSHFRKDPEVWYKNEGRSPVSEADIAIDLLLRKMLTESRPDYGWLSEEAIDTEERLSHRRVFIIDPIDGTRAYVSGRPDWCVSIGLVEDGRPVAGVLAAPARGEVWLAHLGGGAFLDGVPLAMGDAAPSQTPLRVAVPDVVATEMRPGAKDSLDKVPGGPSLALRVAAVAQGSLDGLYIRPRSSEWDLAAADCMLAETGHVLVDREGNRLVYNAPDPSRGLLVAASHEQAPGLLELLRPANGH; encoded by the coding sequence TTGCCGGCGACTAGCGACTATGCAGACGACCTGGCATTGATGCTCGAAGCCTCGCGTCTGGCTGCGGACATCGCCATGTCGCATTTCCGCAAGGATCCGGAGGTCTGGTACAAGAACGAGGGCCGCTCCCCGGTCAGCGAAGCCGACATTGCCATCGACCTGTTGCTGCGCAAGATGCTGACGGAATCACGGCCCGATTATGGCTGGCTGTCCGAGGAAGCCATCGACACCGAAGAGCGGCTGTCGCATCGCCGCGTTTTCATCATCGATCCGATCGACGGCACCCGCGCCTATGTCTCCGGCCGGCCGGACTGGTGTGTGAGCATCGGACTGGTCGAGGACGGCCGGCCGGTGGCCGGTGTGCTGGCAGCCCCCGCACGCGGCGAAGTCTGGCTTGCCCATCTGGGCGGCGGCGCGTTTCTGGATGGTGTCCCGCTGGCAATGGGGGACGCCGCGCCGTCGCAGACGCCTTTGCGCGTCGCCGTTCCCGATGTGGTTGCGACAGAAATGCGTCCCGGCGCGAAGGACAGTCTGGACAAGGTACCCGGCGGGCCCTCTCTGGCGCTGCGGGTGGCCGCGGTGGCGCAAGGCAGTCTCGACGGTCTCTACATTCGTCCGCGATCCAGCGAATGGGACCTGGCCGCTGCCGATTGCATGCTGGCTGAAACCGGCCATGTGCTCGTCGACAGGGAGGGCAATCGCCTGGTCTACAATGCGCCCGACCCGTCCCGCGGTCTACTCGTGGCAGCGTCGCACGAACAGGCGCCGGGGCTGCTGGAGTTGCTGCGGCCAGCCAACGGGCATTGA